A region of Lichenibacterium dinghuense DNA encodes the following proteins:
- a CDS encoding dienelactone hydrolase family protein: protein MPREDVVLTTPDGRCPTSVFTAEAHETAPAIIFFMDAGGIRPAVFAMAQRLADAGYLVLVPDLFYRYGAYGPFDPVEVLRGDFRAVLGPLMATTGNAKAAQDAGAVLTYLDTRRDVEGSKVGAVGFCMGGGMAIAAAGTHPERFAAVASLHGGNLATDAPDSPHTYAPQLAASLYIAAATNDASYPPAMAERLETALREAGVPFQAETYPAPHGWMNPDFPVYDEAAAERGWREMLAFFERELR, encoded by the coding sequence ATGCCGCGTGAAGATGTCGTGCTCACCACCCCGGACGGTCGCTGTCCGACCTCCGTGTTCACCGCCGAGGCGCATGAGACCGCACCCGCCATCATCTTCTTCATGGACGCGGGCGGCATCCGTCCGGCCGTGTTCGCCATGGCGCAGCGGCTGGCCGACGCCGGCTATCTCGTGCTCGTGCCGGACCTCTTCTACCGCTACGGCGCTTACGGCCCCTTCGACCCGGTCGAGGTGCTGCGGGGCGACTTCCGCGCGGTGCTCGGCCCCCTGATGGCGACCACCGGCAATGCGAAGGCCGCGCAGGACGCCGGTGCCGTCCTCACCTACCTCGACACGCGCCGCGACGTGGAGGGATCGAAGGTGGGCGCCGTCGGCTTCTGCATGGGCGGCGGCATGGCCATCGCCGCCGCCGGGACGCATCCGGAGCGGTTCGCTGCCGTCGCGAGCCTCCACGGCGGCAACCTCGCCACCGACGCGCCGGACAGCCCGCACACCTACGCGCCGCAGCTCGCCGCGAGCCTGTACATCGCGGCCGCGACGAACGATGCCAGCTACCCGCCCGCGATGGCCGAGCGGCTGGAGACGGCGCTGCGCGAGGCCGGCGTCCCGTTCCAGGCCGAAACCTACCCGGCCCCCCATGGCTGGATGAACCCCGACTTCCCCGTCTACGACGAGGCCGCCGCAGAGCGTGGGTGGCGGGAGATGCTGGCGTTCTTCGAGCGCGAGCTGCGGTGA
- a CDS encoding MarR family winged helix-turn-helix transcriptional regulator — protein sequence MGEGENVLRTPGHLVSLAARGFARLSEARLKPLGFGVGHLPVLVALRDGDASTQRDLARFARIEQPPMAQMLGRMERDGLIRRTPHPKDGRSQRVALTAAALARLPEAIAVLVQGSSDALTGFTEAEVQEFIDLLTRLLANLDRLTAARP from the coding sequence ATGGGCGAGGGTGAGAACGTCTTGAGGACGCCGGGGCACCTCGTTAGCCTCGCAGCCCGTGGGTTCGCGCGCCTGAGCGAGGCGAGGTTGAAGCCTCTCGGCTTCGGTGTCGGCCACCTGCCGGTCCTAGTCGCCCTGCGGGATGGAGACGCCAGCACGCAACGCGACTTGGCCCGCTTCGCGCGGATTGAGCAGCCGCCCATGGCGCAGATGCTCGGCCGAATGGAGCGGGACGGCCTCATCCGCCGGACACCGCATCCGAAGGACGGCCGCAGCCAGCGCGTGGCGCTGACGGCGGCGGCGCTCGCACGCCTGCCGGAGGCGATCGCCGTCCTGGTCCAGGGCAGCAGCGATGCACTAACCGGGTTCACCGAAGCCGAGGTCCAGGAGTTCATTGACCTACTCACGCGGCTCCTCGCCAACCTCGACCGCCTGACGGCGGCTCGCCCCTGA
- a CDS encoding recombinase family protein has product MARIGYARVSTLDQDLDGQLAKLKAEGCGVIRSEKVSGGSRDGRTELATVLEFLRPGDELVVTRLDRLGRDTRDVLNLIHEAEQRGAFVTVLDPHVSTRGEMGHLVLTVLGMVAQMERRFIRERQREGIARAKSEGAYAGGKRRLDRERIRALHAAGSGPAVIAREVGCSRMQVYRVLQER; this is encoded by the coding sequence ATGGCCCGCATCGGTTACGCCCGCGTCAGCACGCTCGACCAGGACCTCGACGGCCAGCTCGCCAAGCTCAAAGCCGAAGGTTGCGGGGTGATCCGCTCGGAGAAGGTGTCGGGTGGCAGCCGTGACGGCCGCACCGAGTTGGCGACCGTGCTGGAGTTTCTGCGCCCTGGCGATGAGCTGGTGGTGACCCGCCTCGACCGGCTCGGGCGCGACACCCGCGACGTCCTCAATTTGATCCATGAAGCCGAGCAGCGCGGCGCCTTCGTCACCGTGCTCGACCCGCACGTCTCGACGCGCGGCGAGATGGGCCACCTCGTCCTTACCGTCCTCGGCATGGTCGCCCAGATGGAGCGCCGCTTCATCCGGGAACGGCAGCGCGAGGGCATCGCGCGGGCAAAGAGCGAGGGCGCTTACGCCGGCGGCAAGCGGCGCCTCGACCGCGAGCGCATCAGGGCGCTGCACGCGGCTGGCAGCGGCCCCGCTGTCATCGCCCGGGAAGTCGGCTGCTCGCGCATGCAAGTTTATCGCGTGCTGCAAGAACGGTGA
- a CDS encoding restriction endonuclease subunit S, with translation MSDLPLGWTTTRFEAVADIQLGKMLDKAKNSGDPTPYLRNINVRWGEMDTSHVLTMPMSFEERAKFSIRDGDVLVCEGGEPGRAAVWRSGPTDLKFQKAILRVRTEEGISPDWLARYLWLMARDGTLQDHFTGTTIKHLPREALQNISLPLPPSGEQRRIGAKIDSLSARSKRARDQLDHVARLVEKYKKAILKAAFNGDLTENWRFNNPQPTWSIVTIAEAAENLDGRRIPIRASERATRRGTYPYYGASGIIDSIDDFLFDGEYVLIGEDGANLLSRSTPIAFLAKDRFWVNNHAHVLRAHVSCSNAWLAWFLNSIDLSPYVTGSAQPKLTQAALNRIKVPLPQLREQAKVLSRIETALAWIDRLAAEATSARKLIAHLDRAVLAQAFRGELVPQDSADEPASALLKRITGTRDKAPAGRRRSRPPQSALL, from the coding sequence ATGAGTGACCTACCTCTAGGCTGGACCACCACCCGGTTTGAAGCTGTCGCCGATATACAACTCGGAAAGATGCTCGACAAAGCCAAGAACTCGGGCGATCCTACACCCTATCTGCGCAACATCAACGTAAGATGGGGCGAGATGGATACCTCGCACGTTCTAACTATGCCAATGTCGTTTGAGGAGCGGGCGAAGTTCTCCATCCGCGATGGCGATGTGCTTGTTTGCGAGGGGGGCGAGCCGGGCCGAGCGGCGGTGTGGCGGTCAGGCCCGACCGATCTTAAGTTCCAGAAAGCCATTCTGCGTGTACGTACGGAAGAGGGCATTAGCCCGGACTGGCTCGCTCGGTATCTCTGGCTCATGGCTCGGGACGGCACGCTGCAGGACCATTTCACTGGCACGACGATTAAGCATCTGCCGCGTGAGGCTCTCCAGAACATATCCCTTCCCCTGCCGCCGAGCGGAGAACAGCGCCGGATCGGCGCCAAGATTGACAGTTTATCGGCTAGATCGAAGCGAGCTCGCGACCAGCTCGACCACGTGGCGAGGCTGGTCGAGAAGTATAAGAAAGCAATCTTGAAAGCTGCTTTCAATGGCGACCTGACCGAAAATTGGCGATTCAACAATCCGCAGCCAACATGGTCTATAGTCACGATTGCCGAAGCGGCTGAAAATTTGGATGGTCGCAGGATTCCGATCCGCGCATCAGAGCGCGCAACTCGGAGGGGCACATACCCTTATTATGGAGCTTCCGGAATAATTGATAGTATAGATGATTTTTTGTTTGATGGCGAGTATGTATTGATTGGAGAGGATGGAGCTAATCTTCTGTCCAGAAGTACGCCCATAGCCTTCCTTGCCAAGGATCGGTTTTGGGTGAACAACCATGCGCATGTTCTTCGTGCTCACGTATCATGCTCGAATGCATGGTTGGCTTGGTTCCTCAACTCGATAGATCTCTCGCCATATGTCACGGGCTCCGCACAGCCGAAGCTAACTCAGGCGGCGTTAAACCGTATCAAAGTTCCCTTGCCGCAGCTTCGCGAGCAGGCGAAGGTTTTGAGCCGCATCGAGACCGCTTTGGCTTGGATCGACCGCCTCGCCGCCGAGGCCACCAGCGCCCGCAAGCTCATCGCTCACTTAGATCGGGCCGTTCTCGCGCAGGCATTCCGGGGCGAGCTTGTGCCGCAAGACTCGGCTGACGAACCTGCGAGTGCTCTACTAAAACGGATCACAGGCACGAGGGACAAAGCCCCAGCGGGAAGGCGTCGCAGTCGCCCTCCTCAGTCGGCCCTGCTCTGA